A genomic region of Runella rosea contains the following coding sequences:
- a CDS encoding Ig domain-containing protein encodes MSLVVTKVLASHTFADFRSIFNANADDAIIVRGETDTDVDGVPLIRFLTESDESFEILLSDFYSITQVDELLADLRTELLAEFETLTGTGGGGGGGGSLPIVASPIADIAFAYGEAIEILLSPNNATSPNGTIDSVTVIGLPGWLSYNSGTRIISGTAPTGATGSYPITVRYTDSIAAYVDDVFKIQITSAAQVVASEHIWAGMLVNIYDDGGVSKMRPAIGTDVDHVAHGYIDKTVKVGQAVEPRFDSIKTYIDLVPGEQYFLSWTEPGGISTEGPDEVGLVWQPIGYALSTTELLIDIDTYILIS; translated from the coding sequence ATGTCGCTGGTTGTCACCAAGGTTCTTGCTTCTCACACATTTGCTGATTTTCGAAGCATATTCAACGCAAATGCCGATGACGCTATCATCGTGCGCGGTGAAACCGACACGGATGTTGACGGCGTGCCGCTGATTCGTTTTTTGACCGAAAGTGATGAATCGTTCGAAATTCTACTTTCCGACTTCTATTCAATCACACAAGTAGATGAACTATTGGCCGATTTGCGCACTGAATTGTTGGCCGAATTTGAAACGCTGACCGGAACGGGTGGTGGAGGTGGTGGTGGTGGCTCTCTCCCGATTGTTGCTTCGCCCATTGCCGATATTGCCTTTGCTTATGGGGAGGCGATTGAAATTCTACTTTCCCCCAACAATGCCACCTCGCCCAATGGTACAATTGATAGCGTAACCGTTATTGGCCTACCGGGTTGGCTTTCTTACAATTCGGGTACGCGTATTATTTCTGGCACCGCTCCAACTGGCGCAACGGGTTCTTACCCGATTACCGTGCGCTACACAGACTCCATTGCGGCATACGTGGATGATGTTTTCAAAATACAGATTACCAGCGCAGCGCAGGTGGTTGCGTCAGAGCACATCTGGGCAGGTATGCTGGTAAATATCTACGACGATGGCGGTGTCTCTAAAATGCGTCCCGCCATTGGCACCGACGTAGACCATGTTGCCCATGGCTACATCGACAAAACTGTCAAGGTTGGACAGGCGGTCGAACCTCGCTTTGATAGCATCAAAACTTACATTGATTTGGTGCCAGGAGAACAATACTTTCTTTCTTGGACTGAACCGGGTGGTATTTCTACGGAGGGGCCCGATGAGGTGGGTCTTGTTTGGCAGCCCATCGGTTATGCTCTCTCAACTACGGAGCTCTTAATTGATATTGACACTTACATCCTTATAAGCTAA
- a CDS encoding PA14 domain-containing protein: MAKRYTAISEDRKRQVERDLIEDVESELDAYLKREVITDPIDFLAITKNGSWRLDADSWAGFEYPPGDCISHGQLESFTNGVDIRLEFTDDDGFAAVLRKVNGTWEIDEETNPGGWYYPSSAEINEFDEAGNQLGLKGRFRNGKLFDFQQFVIRKDDILMGLLPAYNVLSGIPKLDEGQHVASINGSYVYYIEDWAEIADGPANLTGKGFLRISYYNGIVHFQAYSFADGETTMAHATIPAQGEEMTKWRIDSDVFATIEQLNNRLELYALKNHIHDDRYFIKAEIEAIVAQYKLAEWLPEITDVKGLAITLLNKLDVSLFHNALPGDAIVLGPEGVPVAADLTDAYTTTVALVNAKEGVAYSTVIEDISLIFPRGAENKRIAATASGRWMGFAGAIVGGSGANLTLSGTPTSAGVVMISLDFIWTIAGMERREQRILFLTVEPAAATITAPNAPTGLTATAVSTTQINLAWVDNATNESVQEIQRSTNAGFTDAVKIATVEANVTSYQDKVGLSPGVTYYYRVRASNSTDNSAWDTDSATTLTNTAPTSGLWANYYDTEDINALGTAAEGRVDTVIDFDLTADAPSEDVTPGAYIARWSGFIKTPVSGNFQFNFDANAKFRIYFGGALVVDSWALTTLRSVGFSRAMTADVQVPILIEYLQTNADSYARLGYTNGNVNDVVPTAWLVPLEVAPLVAPVLSAANVDSDTIRLSWTLTTDPDTFEVFGGVVDNANNNSILPLLTNITPAASARTIDVNGLNAGTTFVFEMRSKKNGVYSELSNRATASTPNAADVPNSAAPVILIRPALSTNTLITQFADNNTGDTELYTFRFKQVGTGTWYYRTISGGLSTNEADAYASTYPAGSTRELNLSNDFFAGKLIRVEVRVTKDGLSSPWAGSEETETVGENRVYEIIEMDKFRPRKATNGLWYDSEAETDNSVFHNFYFAEDRKELFFNADGSPKPFVDISIPGNSIIMFRKLRVRKSTFRDIQKFEEYGYLANLKGGDINNIQYNAQAIIRTFDEAYVPPTTPPPTTPPPPPPVTLTRAQAINYNESLPHYIVIYTMSYTQWKIDHIKGAALASKNAGLKEIQLAFAPYKVWNNYTSAGAFNADALTWTWTNINTIVNYVCNDLGLRLIVRLHPDMSDYSLTTFAANADTPDLTAAWGGYMDKNSSGGIIGLKMDNFDSPPWMLFRRFCAAFKAQYNTYWTTGKMSLWEFAINTNQEAQIFPDSTISYPGYVDYVNRTEQMYAMGQLMLSIMSGWDDSQWNVGSWINEGYQLKGNSMGYNRFTNGFRGMRGNHDSNWSGELRDFHDMVMYTRRKKATNRFFSVEYFRKDNVSTASAMAAAMARSMNNGAWRVGFVYESPEDTQEKATADVSNFIREVAGALQNSGHLARALAEPTAHPVENEFTLFAAWNQASPNGHDLMVQAFNNYRNQNNGVRQYIGVSYEMGNTPSISVSRIASNQIRVTVLSPTYNGADGYEYSFREVGTSTWYTWDENGVITTNSSSPGIWSLLSGGGGISNITSSYFVGKTVQARVRMWKTGQFPSTWSNIVSE, encoded by the coding sequence ATGGCAAAAAGATACACCGCAATTTCAGAGGATAGAAAGCGTCAGGTTGAGCGCGATTTGATTGAGGATGTGGAGTCGGAACTTGACGCTTACCTCAAGCGCGAAGTTATCACCGACCCGATTGACTTTCTGGCCATCACCAAAAACGGAAGTTGGCGGTTGGATGCTGATTCGTGGGCGGGTTTTGAGTATCCTCCTGGGGATTGTATTTCGCATGGACAGCTTGAAAGCTTCACCAATGGCGTAGATATTCGGCTCGAATTCACTGACGATGATGGATTTGCGGCCGTTCTCCGCAAGGTGAATGGTACTTGGGAAATCGACGAAGAGACAAACCCCGGCGGCTGGTATTACCCTAGCTCGGCAGAAATAAATGAGTTCGACGAGGCAGGTAATCAACTTGGACTGAAGGGGCGTTTTCGCAATGGAAAGCTGTTTGATTTTCAGCAGTTTGTTATTCGCAAGGATGATATTTTGATGGGCTTGTTGCCTGCCTATAACGTGCTCTCTGGTATCCCTAAATTAGACGAAGGCCAGCACGTAGCTTCCATAAATGGATCGTACGTCTATTACATCGAAGACTGGGCAGAAATCGCCGATGGCCCCGCCAACCTCACAGGAAAAGGCTTCTTGAGAATATCGTACTATAATGGCATTGTGCATTTTCAGGCATACAGCTTCGCTGACGGGGAAACTACTATGGCGCACGCCACCATCCCCGCGCAGGGAGAAGAAATGACAAAGTGGCGGATTGATTCGGATGTTTTTGCGACGATTGAGCAGCTTAATAATCGGCTGGAGCTCTACGCCCTCAAAAACCACATCCATGACGACCGATACTTCATCAAGGCGGAAATTGAGGCGATTGTGGCGCAGTATAAACTGGCTGAATGGCTTCCTGAAATCACGGACGTGAAAGGGTTGGCAATTACGTTGCTCAACAAATTGGACGTTTCGCTGTTTCACAATGCCTTACCAGGCGATGCTATAGTTTTGGGACCAGAAGGTGTGCCCGTAGCGGCTGACCTAACCGATGCTTATACCACTACGGTAGCGCTCGTTAATGCAAAAGAGGGTGTTGCTTACAGCACCGTGATTGAGGATATTTCGCTAATTTTCCCACGTGGTGCTGAAAATAAGCGAATCGCAGCAACAGCATCGGGACGTTGGATGGGGTTTGCGGGAGCCATTGTCGGTGGTTCGGGGGCAAACCTTACGCTTTCAGGCACCCCCACTAGTGCTGGGGTGGTGATGATTTCATTGGATTTCATCTGGACGATTGCGGGCATGGAGCGCCGCGAACAGCGGATATTATTCTTAACCGTCGAACCTGCGGCGGCTACAATTACAGCTCCTAATGCACCAACTGGACTGACGGCCACAGCAGTTTCTACTACGCAGATTAATCTTGCATGGGTAGATAATGCCACCAACGAATCTGTACAGGAAATCCAACGCAGTACCAACGCAGGATTTACCGACGCGGTGAAAATCGCAACCGTGGAAGCCAACGTAACGAGCTATCAAGATAAAGTAGGCTTATCGCCTGGCGTAACCTATTATTACCGCGTTAGAGCCTCCAACAGTACAGACAATAGCGCGTGGGACACAGACAGCGCTACCACACTAACCAATACCGCACCAACTTCGGGACTTTGGGCGAACTATTACGACACCGAGGATATCAACGCGCTCGGTACCGCCGCTGAAGGGCGCGTGGATACGGTGATCGATTTCGACCTCACCGCGGATGCTCCTTCGGAGGATGTAACGCCAGGGGCGTACATTGCGCGTTGGAGCGGCTTCATTAAGACACCTGTTTCGGGGAATTTTCAGTTTAATTTCGACGCTAACGCCAAATTTAGAATCTATTTTGGTGGGGCATTGGTCGTTGATTCCTGGGCGCTTACGACGCTAAGAAGCGTTGGTTTCAGCCGCGCCATGACGGCCGACGTGCAGGTGCCGATTCTGATCGAATATCTCCAGACCAACGCTGACTCCTATGCGCGTTTGGGCTATACAAATGGCAACGTGAATGACGTAGTGCCGACCGCTTGGCTGGTGCCACTCGAAGTGGCGCCATTGGTTGCGCCCGTGCTTTCGGCCGCGAATGTCGATTCTGACACTATTCGATTGTCATGGACGCTAACAACCGACCCCGACACCTTCGAGGTGTTTGGTGGGGTGGTCGACAACGCCAACAATAACAGCATCTTACCCCTGCTGACCAACATCACGCCTGCGGCTTCGGCTCGGACAATCGATGTTAACGGGTTGAACGCTGGTACCACTTTCGTTTTCGAAATGCGTTCGAAGAAAAACGGGGTGTACAGCGAGCTATCCAACCGCGCTACGGCTTCTACGCCCAACGCGGCCGACGTGCCTAACTCTGCTGCTCCTGTGATTCTTATCCGCCCTGCGTTAAGCACCAATACCCTGATTACGCAGTTCGCCGATAACAATACTGGCGATACCGAACTGTACACTTTTCGATTCAAGCAGGTCGGTACGGGGACTTGGTATTATCGGACAATTTCGGGCGGGCTTTCGACCAACGAGGCAGATGCTTACGCTTCTACCTACCCTGCTGGTAGCACGAGAGAGCTTAACTTATCGAATGATTTCTTTGCGGGGAAGCTCATTCGGGTGGAAGTGCGCGTAACCAAAGACGGGCTTTCGTCGCCTTGGGCTGGCTCAGAGGAGACGGAGACGGTGGGAGAAAATCGGGTGTATGAAATTATTGAAATGGATAAATTTCGTCCACGCAAAGCAACCAATGGACTGTGGTACGATAGCGAAGCTGAAACGGATAATAGCGTTTTTCATAACTTCTACTTTGCCGAGGATAGAAAAGAACTGTTTTTCAATGCGGACGGCTCGCCAAAGCCTTTTGTAGACATTTCTATTCCGGGCAATAGTATTATCATGTTCCGCAAATTGCGGGTGCGAAAAAGTACGTTTCGTGACATCCAGAAATTTGAGGAGTATGGCTATTTGGCCAATCTCAAGGGTGGCGACATTAACAACATTCAGTACAACGCTCAGGCGATTATTAGAACGTTTGACGAGGCGTATGTGCCACCCACCACACCGCCACCCACCACACCGCCGCCACCGCCACCCGTTACCCTAACACGTGCGCAAGCGATTAATTACAATGAGTCGCTTCCGCACTACATTGTAATCTACACAATGTCTTATACACAGTGGAAAATTGATCACATAAAAGGAGCTGCGTTGGCTTCGAAAAATGCAGGACTTAAGGAGATTCAATTAGCTTTTGCGCCTTATAAGGTCTGGAATAATTACACATCAGCAGGGGCGTTTAATGCCGATGCGCTGACGTGGACCTGGACAAACATCAACACTATTGTTAATTATGTGTGTAATGACTTAGGGTTAAGGCTAATTGTTCGTCTGCATCCTGATATGAGCGATTATTCGCTCACAACATTCGCCGCAAATGCTGACACGCCAGATTTAACAGCCGCATGGGGTGGGTACATGGATAAGAACTCGTCTGGTGGGATCATTGGCCTAAAAATGGATAATTTCGACAGTCCGCCATGGATGCTGTTTCGCCGTTTTTGTGCTGCTTTTAAGGCGCAGTACAATACCTACTGGACCACTGGAAAAATGTCGCTATGGGAATTCGCGATTAATACAAATCAAGAAGCCCAGATTTTTCCTGACTCTACGATTTCTTATCCTGGATACGTCGATTACGTAAACCGCACGGAGCAGATGTATGCCATGGGTCAACTGATGCTTTCAATCATGTCTGGCTGGGATGATTCTCAGTGGAATGTTGGAAGTTGGATCAATGAAGGCTATCAGCTTAAGGGCAACAGTATGGGCTATAATCGGTTCACGAATGGTTTTCGGGGTATGCGTGGCAACCACGACTCCAATTGGAGCGGTGAGCTTCGGGATTTTCACGACATGGTAATGTACACGCGCAGAAAAAAGGCCACAAACCGTTTTTTCTCGGTGGAGTATTTTCGAAAAGACAATGTAAGCACAGCAAGCGCTATGGCGGCCGCCATGGCAAGAAGCATGAATAACGGCGCATGGAGGGTTGGTTTTGTCTATGAAAGTCCAGAAGATACACAAGAAAAAGCTACGGCCGATGTTAGCAATTTTATTCGCGAGGTTGCAGGCGCTCTGCAAAACAGCGGTCACCTTGCCCGAGCCTTGGCTGAGCCTACGGCACACCCTGTGGAAAATGAATTCACGCTTTTTGCGGCGTGGAATCAGGCTTCACCAAATGGGCATGACCTCATGGTGCAAGCCTTCAATAATTACCGAAACCAGAATAATGGTGTACGGCAGTACATTGGGGTATCCTACGAAATGGGCAATACGCCTTCGATATCGGTTAGTCGCATTGCCTCAAATCAAATCAGGGTTACCGTATTGTCTCCTACATATAATGGAGCAGACGGCTACGAATATAGCTTCAGGGAGGTCGGTACATCTACGTGGTATACTTGGGACGAAAACGGCGTGATTACTACCAACAGTAGCAGCCCAGGGATTTGGTCATTGCTGAGTGGCGGTGGCGGTATTTCTAATATAACAAGCAGCTATTTTGTCGGCAAAACGGTGCAGGCAAGGGTAAGAATGTGGAAAACAGGACAGTTCCCTTCGACATGGTCAAACATAGTTTCAGAATAA
- a CDS encoding GNAT family N-acetyltransferase encodes MGRLAVCEGVKKAGIGTFIIDYIKYSFFHNNKTGCRFITVDAYAQSTGFYEKMGFSYLTESDKSEPTRQMYFDLMRMSSI; translated from the coding sequence ATAGGTAGGCTTGCCGTATGCGAGGGTGTAAAAAAAGCAGGAATAGGCACCTTTATAATTGATTACATCAAGTATTCCTTTTTCCATAATAATAAGACTGGATGTAGATTTATCACAGTTGATGCCTATGCTCAATCAACGGGCTTCTATGAAAAAATGGGTTTTTCATATTTAACAGAAAGTGATAAATCAGAGCCAACAAGACAAATGTATTTTGATCTTATGCGAATGAGTTCAATTTAG